CGGGCAGAGCCGCCGGCCGGGGCCGGACTCAGACGGCGAGCTCGACCGTGATGTTGCCGCGGGTCGCCTTGGAGTACGGGCAGACCTGGTGGGCCTTCTCGAGCAGGCTCTTGGCGGTCTCGGCGTCCACGTTCGGGATGGTCGCCGAGATCTTGACGATGATGCCGAAGCCGTCGTCGTTCTTGCCGATGCCGACCTCGGCGGTGACCGTCGAGCCGGAGACGTCGGCCTTCTCGTTACGGGCGACGACGCCGAGCGCGCCCTGGAAGCAGGCGCTGTAGCCCGCCGCGAAGAGCTGCTCGGGGTTGGTGCCCGCGCCGGAGCCGCCCATGGCCTTCGGCGGGTTGACGACGACGTCGAGCTGGCCGTCGTCGGTGGCGACACGGCCGTCACGCCCGTTCTCGGCGGTGGCGACGGCGGTGTAGAGAACGTCGGAGTGCTGGATCGACATGCGAGGTACTTCCTTCAT
This sequence is a window from Streptomyces sp. NBC_00691. Protein-coding genes within it:
- a CDS encoding organic hydroperoxide resistance protein, coding for MSIQHSDVLYTAVATAENGRDGRVATDDGQLDVVVNPPKAMGGSGAGTNPEQLFAAGYSACFQGALGVVARNEKADVSGSTVTAEVGIGKNDDGFGIIVKISATIPNVDAETAKSLLEKAHQVCPYSKATRGNITVELAV